Proteins encoded by one window of Myripristis murdjan chromosome 1, fMyrMur1.1, whole genome shotgun sequence:
- the pik3r5 gene encoding phosphoinositide 3-kinase regulatory subunit 5 — translation MQHTSCTEDRIQHALDRCLDGLRQSPTAAQHWNVLMCSAGQSMNRWSLEELVKRDPENFLILLQQIIRKTRDVQEQCQYELVAPLAIMFASTLLQTPYCPPETELLEEAIEVFRCFLTWPEPYCSVCRNLLSTLQLEIKAPGISFHRLVTEEQCLSTSSQHAKTMTVLLMNPGEVPDEFLSVAEQLSHIQHSQKETYITLIKHAYQSALSTKYPLHSIHRALQAKSVNELGEVFSMVSDVLESAAATGDPSKGRSHVIQGLERLRERIGIPASNGRKSDGMLQTLPLPTAKCYMFHWDKDNFDVLNTLLENEHDVLTDLGTANGQTEVEDEVVTDDEDEEDATESDLEEEEEEDVEVDLPSMSFIPNGCSISHRASTISSLSTASKDSMFSTLSIASESCAPSLFSVTSSADSDFFEDPDDPYICSSPISEKSSPKSNKASARLSQHLYRLFIKPKSSRLLYRAKSLGNPESKDLLVVRSKRSNSLPQQVQLRSPEPLLQTHTQTLRHVCFHRRPILSSDEDSTNTTLRVVVFGADHVAGKVARAYSSLRRKESAWPRLSRAFKLQFYFVPVKRDSATGPGRLRSHSPLVPIGTLLKGAASNADPTLSGTGDSTNDIARLLGMLDPWYERNTLSLLKLPASVVCQQTSKTESESYDSSYEHRLPILADLVLYYCRYAARPALIQLYQAELTLAGGERRTEVFVHSLELGHTAATRAIKAMGAASKRFGIDGDREAVPLMLEVVYNRVVVSGRSQWKRETKVCTSVNLIKACKNPEELDSKMECLQLTMTEVLKRQNCKSKKGYNQQLSVTEVKVDKVQVSGTGNTTFAVCLDQDEKKIVQSVTRCEISVCYKPDNSTDWRLSKAHISPQIQPLHPTFCSLLCLPIVTFSGALP, via the exons ATGCAGCACACCTCATGCACAGAGGACAGGATCCAGCATGCCCTGGACAGGTGTCTGGACGGGCTCCGGCAAAGTCCCACAGCGGCACAGCACTGGAACG TGCTGATGTGCTCGGCGGGTCAGTCAATGAACCGCTGGAgtctggaggagctggtgaAGAGGGACCCGGAGAATTTCCTCATCCTCCTGCAGCAGATCATCAGGAAGACCAGAGAC gttCAGGAGCAGTGTCAGTATGAGCTTGTGGCTCCTCTCGCTATCATGTTTGCCTCCACTCTGCTTCAG ACGCCTTACTGTCCTCCAGAGACAGAGTTGCTGGAGGAGGCCATCGAGGTGTTTCGCTGCTTCCTCACCTGGCCTGAACCgtactgcagtgtgtgtagaAACCTCCTCTCCACACTACAGCTGGAGATCAAAGCCCCAG GGATATCGTTTCACAGACTGGTGACAGAAGAGCAGTGCCTGAGCACCTCCAGCCAGCACGCTAAGACCAT GACGGTCCTGTTGATGAACCCGGGTGAAGTTCCTGATGAGTTTCTGTCTGTGGCGGAGCAGCTCAGTCACATCCAGCACTCCCAGAAAGAAACCTACATCACCCTGATCAAACACGCCTACCAGTCTGCCCTAAGCACCAAGTACCCTCTGCATAGCATCCACAGGGCCCTACAG GCAAAGAGTGTGAATGAATTGGGCGAGGTCTTCTCCATGGTGAGCGATGTCTTGGAGTCAGCAGCTGCCACGGGCGACCCATCAAAAGGGCGCAGTCATGTGATACAGGGTCTGGAGAGACTAAGGGAAAGGATTGGCATCCCAGCATCCAATGGAAGAAAGTCTGACG GAATGCTGCAGACGCTACCACTGCCCACAGCCAAGTGTTACATGTTTCACTGGGACAAAGACAACTTTG ATGTTCTAAATACCCTTTTGGAGAATGAGCATGATGTGCTGACAGACCTTGGAACCGCTAACGGACAGACTGAGGTGGAAGATGAGGTAGTcactgatgatgaggatgaggaggatgccACGGAGTCTGACctagaagaagaggaagaggaagatgtaGAAGTAGATTTGCCTTCCATGTCTTTCATCCCTaatggctgcagcatcagccATCGTGCCTCCaccatctcctccctctccactgCCTCCAAAGACTCCATGTTCTCCACCCTGTCCATAGCCTCAGAGTCCTGCGCCccatctctcttctctgtcaccTCTAGTGCTGATAGTGACTTCTTCGAAGACCCTGATGACCCCTATATCTGCTCCTCTCCCATTTCGGAAAAATCTTCCCCAAAGTCCAACAAAGCTTCTGCTCGGCTTAGCCAGCACCTCTATCGGCTCTTCATCAAACCCAAAAGCTCTCGGTTACTGTACCGAGCCAAGAGCTTAGGGAACCCGGAGTCTAAAGACCTCTTGGTGGTGCGCTCCAAACGCTCCAACTCTCTACCCCAGCAGGTCCAGTTGCGCAGCCCTGAACCTCTgctccagacacacactcagacccTCAGACATGTCTGCTTTCATAGGAGGCCCATTCTTAGCAGTGATGAGGACAGTACGAACACTACGCTGAGGGTGGTGGTGTTTGGAGCGGATCACGTAGCGGGGAAGGTGGCCCGGGCCTACAGTagcctgaggaggaaggagagcgCATGGCCACGTCTCAGCAGGGCTTTCAAGCTTCAGTTTTACTTTGTGCCGGTGAAGAGGGACTCAGCAACAGGGCCAGGACGCCTGAGGTCTCACAGCCCTTTGGTTCCAATAGGGACTTTGCTGAAAGGAGCAGCCTCAAATGCT GACCCCACCCTATCTGGCACAGGAGACAGTACTAATGACATTGCCCGTCTCCTTGGTATGTTGGATCCCTGGTACGAAAGAAACACCCTCAGTCTGCTCAAGTTGCCAGCCAGCGTTGTCTGCCAG CAAACCTCTAAGACGGAGTCAGAGTCATATGATAGTTCATATGAGCATCGTTTACCCATCctggcagacctggtgctgtaCTACTGTCGCTACGCTGCCCGGCCTGCACTGATCCAGCTCTATCAGGCTGAG CTGACGttagctggaggagagaggaggacggaggTGTTTGTCCACTCACTAGAGCTCGgtcacacagcagcaacacgaGCCATCAAGGCCATGG GTGCTGCCAGTAAGAGGTTTGGTATTGACGGAGACCGAGAAGCAGTGCCTCTAATGTTGGAGGTGGTGTACAACAGG GTGGTGGTTAGTGGGAGAAGTCAGTGGAAACGAGAAACCAAGGTCTGCACTTCCGTAAACTTGATCAAAGCCTGCAAGAATCCTGAGGAGCTAG ACTCAAAGATGGAGTGCCTGCAGCTCACGATGACCGAGGTCCTGAAGAGACAAAACTGTAAAAGCAAGAAGGGGTACAACCAG cagctcagtgtgacTGAGGTGAAGGTGGACAAGGTGCAGGTCAGTGGCACTGGAAACACAACCTTTGCTGTCTGTCTGGACCAGGATGAGAAGAAGATCGTGCAGAGTGTCACCAG GTGTGAGATATCAGTCTGCTACAAACCTGACAACTCCACAGACTGGAGGCTGAGCAAAGCCCATATCTCTCCCCAAATCCAGCCTCTACACCCGACCTTCTGCTCCCTCCTCTGCCTACCCATCGTCACGTTTAGTGGTGCCCTGCCCTGA